Proteins encoded together in one Planctomyces sp. SH-PL14 window:
- a CDS encoding DUF6572 domain-containing protein, with the protein MSIDQPDVIDVIGSDPATGAAILCISDHLDWDDEAGHLQLLQDKINAYLRFIEGGELDELYPTATERTVTIQVVGQYEQPEIAQAFMREAGKIVSQAGYDLRFRQLDN; encoded by the coding sequence ATGTCCATTGATCAACCAGACGTTATCGACGTCATCGGAAGCGATCCGGCAACCGGCGCCGCGATCTTGTGCATCTCAGACCATTTGGACTGGGACGACGAGGCGGGCCATTTGCAGTTGCTTCAGGACAAGATCAACGCCTATCTCCGCTTCATCGAAGGAGGAGAACTCGATGAGCTCTATCCGACGGCGACTGAGCGAACGGTTACGATTCAGGTTGTCGGACAATATGAGCAGCCCGAGATCGCGCAAGCGTTCATGAGGGAAGCGGGGAAGATTGTTTCCCAGGCGGGATATGATCTTCGCTTTCGCCAGCTGGACAACTGA
- a CDS encoding FAD-dependent oxidoreductase translates to MLRSIGLIVATGWLLFATCSLPAAAAETKSYDVVIYGGTSGGVAAAIQAARMGKSVVLIEPKQHLGGLTVSGLGSTDSGDKSVIGGLSRNFYQRIKKHYENDAAWVQEKRDNYKPFRAADDAMWTFEPKVAEATLKAMLGEVKVDIVLGEWLERENGVKKEGARIVSLTTKSGKTFAGKQFIDTTYEGDLMQAAEVWYSIGRESNEKYGETINGVQVSRSHQFIKPVDPFVKPGDKTSGLLPGIFPTLAPAGSEDNRMQAYNYRVCITDNKENQVPFAKPEGYDPQYFELLFRNFEAGDPRLPLSIGMMPNRKTDVNNNHAVSTDFISMNYDYPDGDDEQREEILKLHEMYVRGLFWVLATHDRVPENIKKEVSRWGWAKDEFTDNGHFPFWCYIREGRRMIGDYVQTEQDCRRQRICPDPVGMGSYNMDSHNCQRFVDETGHVRNEGDVQVSPGGPYLISYKAIVPKKKECTNLFVPVCLSCSHIAYGSIRMEPVFMILGESAATAASLCIDDGIAVQDLEYARLRKHLDAQGQVLTIPAGRGPSQPPLDPKKLPGIVVDDADAKKTGDWPIGTTIHGYVGEGYAHDAHEAVGEKKVRYELPITKPGQYELRMSYTANGNRASNVPVTIYHAGGTDLVTVNQKKAPKIDNVWTSLGTFELNGKSAVEIANINADGHVIADAIQALPAK, encoded by the coding sequence ATGCTCCGCTCGATCGGACTGATTGTCGCCACGGGATGGCTGCTCTTCGCGACCTGCTCTCTCCCCGCGGCCGCGGCCGAAACCAAGTCCTACGACGTCGTCATCTACGGCGGCACCTCCGGCGGCGTCGCCGCCGCCATCCAGGCCGCCAGGATGGGAAAATCGGTCGTCCTCATCGAGCCCAAGCAGCACCTCGGCGGCCTGACCGTCAGCGGCCTCGGCTCCACCGACTCCGGAGACAAGTCCGTCATCGGCGGCCTGTCGCGGAACTTCTACCAGCGAATCAAAAAGCACTACGAGAACGACGCCGCCTGGGTCCAGGAGAAGCGGGACAACTACAAGCCATTCCGCGCCGCCGATGACGCCATGTGGACCTTCGAACCCAAAGTCGCCGAAGCGACCCTCAAAGCCATGCTCGGCGAAGTCAAAGTCGACATCGTCCTCGGCGAATGGCTCGAGCGCGAAAACGGCGTAAAAAAAGAGGGCGCCCGGATCGTCTCCCTCACCACGAAGTCCGGCAAAACGTTCGCCGGCAAGCAGTTCATCGACACGACCTACGAGGGGGACCTGATGCAGGCCGCCGAGGTCTGGTACTCGATCGGCCGCGAGTCGAATGAGAAGTACGGCGAAACGATCAACGGCGTCCAGGTCTCGCGATCGCACCAGTTCATCAAGCCGGTCGACCCGTTCGTCAAGCCGGGCGACAAGACCAGCGGACTGCTCCCCGGCATCTTCCCCACGCTCGCTCCGGCCGGATCCGAGGACAATCGGATGCAGGCCTACAACTACCGCGTCTGCATCACGGACAACAAGGAGAATCAGGTTCCGTTCGCCAAGCCCGAGGGCTACGACCCGCAGTACTTCGAACTGCTGTTCCGGAACTTCGAGGCGGGCGATCCGCGGCTGCCGCTCTCCATCGGGATGATGCCCAACCGGAAGACGGACGTGAACAACAACCACGCCGTCTCGACCGACTTCATCAGCATGAACTACGACTACCCGGACGGCGACGACGAGCAGCGGGAAGAGATCCTCAAGCTGCACGAGATGTACGTCCGCGGCCTGTTCTGGGTCCTGGCCACGCACGACCGCGTCCCGGAGAACATCAAAAAGGAAGTCTCCCGCTGGGGCTGGGCCAAAGACGAGTTCACCGACAACGGCCACTTTCCCTTCTGGTGCTACATCCGCGAAGGCCGCCGGATGATCGGCGACTACGTCCAGACCGAGCAGGACTGCCGCCGCCAGAGGATCTGTCCCGATCCGGTCGGGATGGGCTCCTACAATATGGACTCCCACAACTGCCAGCGGTTCGTCGACGAGACCGGCCACGTCCGCAACGAAGGGGACGTCCAGGTCAGCCCCGGCGGCCCGTACCTGATCTCCTACAAGGCGATCGTGCCGAAGAAGAAGGAGTGCACCAACCTCTTCGTCCCGGTCTGCCTCTCCTGCTCGCACATCGCTTATGGCTCGATCCGGATGGAGCCGGTGTTCATGATCCTCGGCGAATCGGCCGCCACCGCCGCCAGTCTCTGCATCGACGACGGCATCGCGGTTCAGGACCTGGAGTACGCCCGGCTCCGCAAGCATCTCGACGCCCAGGGCCAGGTCCTGACGATCCCCGCCGGCCGCGGCCCGTCCCAACCGCCGCTCGATCCGAAGAAGCTCCCCGGAATCGTCGTCGACGACGCGGACGCGAAGAAGACCGGCGACTGGCCGATCGGCACCACGATCCACGGCTATGTCGGCGAGGGATACGCCCACGACGCGCATGAGGCGGTGGGGGAAAAGAAAGTCCGTTACGAGCTGCCGATCACGAAGCCCGGCCAGTACGAGCTCCGCATGAGCTACACGGCCAACGGCAACCGCGCCTCCAACGTCCCGGTCACTATCTACCACGCCGGCGGCACCGATCTGGTGACGGTCAACCAGAAGAAGGCTCCGAAGATCGACAACGTGTGGACCTCGCTCGGGACGTTCGAGCTCAATGGTAAGTCGGCGGTCGAGATCGCCAACATCAATGCGGACGGCCACGTCATCGCGGACGCTATCCAGGCGCTGCCGGCGAAGTAA
- a CDS encoding immunity 53 family protein has protein sequence MDQLAALSEWYRAQCDGDWEHHYGIRIETCDNPGWIVRIDLTGTALASRRFVPIANHIGADGHPIGSQWLDCSVESGVWRGAGDESKLTAILDAFLTWTAQPA, from the coding sequence ATGGACCAGCTAGCCGCCTTGAGTGAGTGGTATCGCGCACAGTGCGACGGCGATTGGGAACATCACTACGGGATCCGCATCGAGACGTGCGACAATCCCGGCTGGATCGTCCGCATCGACCTGACGGGAACAGCGCTCGCCTCAAGACGCTTTGTCCCCATTGCCAACCACATCGGTGCAGACGGTCATCCGATCGGCTCGCAGTGGCTGGATTGCTCGGTCGAATCGGGTGTCTGGCGCGGGGCAGGCGATGAATCGAAGCTCACAGCCATCCTCGACGCGTTTCTGACCTGGACCGCGCAGCCCGCTTGA